A genomic region of Sulfuricurvum sp. IAE1 contains the following coding sequences:
- a CDS encoding ATP-binding protein yields the protein MNPCPCGNLFSTTTPCRCSDTEIARYRARLSDPFLDRIDLYVQMHPIDAEDKPGLPSREFHARVREAFLRQKRRGQHRLNGSLSDEEVARHCILGVESQQVVDQAIGRFGLSFRAVTRLLKVARTIADLEGSDDIQKPHLLEALSYRRRS from the coding sequence ATGAACCCCTGCCCCTGCGGGAACCTTTTTAGCACGACGACCCCCTGCCGTTGCTCCGACACCGAAATCGCCCGCTACCGTGCGCGTCTCTCCGATCCCTTTCTGGATCGGATCGATTTGTACGTTCAAATGCATCCGATCGACGCCGAAGACAAACCAGGGCTCCCTTCCCGGGAGTTCCATGCCCGCGTACGCGAAGCCTTCCTTCGCCAAAAACGCCGCGGCCAGCATCGTCTCAACGGCTCATTAAGCGACGAGGAGGTAGCCCGTCATTGCATCCTCGGAGTCGAATCGCAGCAGGTCGTCGATCAAGCGATAGGGCGTTTCGGCCTCTCATTCCGGGCCGTCACACGCCTCCTTAAAGTCGCCCGTACGATTGCCGACCTCGAGGGGAGCGACGATATCCAAAAACCGCATCTCCTCGAAGCGCTAAGTTACCGAAGACGTTCATGA
- a CDS encoding arylesterase: MKRLTLFLFLLLSVLATGIVIKHATKPLTPPKTLPEKAVVLAFGDSLTYGTGAAREESYPFQLEKRIQRQVINAGIPGELSAEGLERLPLLLDRYRPSLLLLCHGGNDILNKSPDSLLRANLSAMIHLAHERGIDVIVIAVPQFSLTGLDPHPIYEETAESNGIPLEDDILSELLSDSRYKSDYIHPNAAGYEKMAEAVEKVIREEYRME; encoded by the coding sequence ATGAAACGGCTAACCCTCTTTCTCTTCCTGCTGTTAAGCGTACTGGCAACCGGCATCGTCATCAAACACGCAACCAAACCGCTCACGCCGCCAAAAACCCTCCCCGAAAAAGCGGTCGTGCTTGCGTTCGGGGATTCGCTCACCTACGGCACCGGGGCGGCACGGGAGGAGAGCTATCCCTTTCAGCTTGAAAAACGGATCCAGCGTCAAGTCATCAATGCGGGTATCCCCGGCGAACTCTCCGCCGAGGGGCTCGAACGCCTCCCTTTGCTCCTCGACCGATACCGCCCTTCGCTGCTTCTGTTGTGCCACGGAGGAAACGACATCCTCAATAAAAGTCCCGATTCCCTTCTGCGCGCCAATCTCTCGGCGATGATTCATCTGGCACACGAACGCGGTATTGACGTAATCGTGATCGCGGTACCGCAATTTTCTCTCACTGGGCTGGACCCCCATCCGATATACGAAGAGACGGCCGAAAGCAACGGTATCCCCCTCGAAGACGACATCCTAAGCGAACTCTTGAGCGACAGCCGCTACAAAAGCGACTACATTCACCCCAATGCCGCAGGATACGAAAAAATGGCCGAAGCGGTGGAAAAGGTGATACGGGAAGAGTATCGAATGGAGTAA
- a CDS encoding YeiH family protein → MPFSPAKRKDTLSGILFVAIFAAAATMIADLPLIKNLGISPLVVGIVIGIFYANTLHNRIPSAWEGGITFSGKKILRFAIVFYGFRITFQEIAEVGMEGFMVSLIMLASTFLLGTYLGQKLFKMDRDTSMLTASGASVCGAAAVLATEPVLKAEEHKAAIAVSMVVLFGTIAMFLYPALYSAGVFAGMDDRTFGIFVGGTIHEVAQVVAVGGAYGKEASDAAVIVKMTRVIMIAPMLILLGMYLSYAARKSGAAGGGVKLVIPWFAVYFIGMAGLNSLLSQYGSAHAGEEIAATIQNTVSAINIVDTFLLTMAMTALGMGTRFAKFKGLGMAPLYTAGAMFAWLLIGGYFITMWVVATF, encoded by the coding sequence ATGCCGTTTTCACCCGCAAAACGCAAAGACACCCTCAGCGGCATCCTGTTCGTCGCGATTTTCGCCGCCGCGGCGACGATGATTGCGGACTTGCCGCTGATCAAAAATCTCGGGATATCGCCGCTTGTGGTGGGTATCGTCATCGGTATCTTTTACGCGAACACCCTGCACAACCGCATCCCTTCCGCATGGGAAGGGGGAATCACTTTTTCGGGGAAGAAAATCCTCCGTTTCGCTATCGTTTTTTACGGCTTTCGGATCACATTCCAGGAGATCGCCGAGGTGGGGATGGAAGGGTTCATGGTATCGCTCATCATGCTCGCTTCGACATTTCTTCTGGGGACCTATCTGGGGCAAAAGCTTTTTAAAATGGACCGCGATACGTCGATGCTGACGGCGTCGGGGGCATCCGTGTGCGGTGCCGCCGCGGTTCTGGCGACCGAGCCGGTGCTCAAAGCCGAAGAGCACAAGGCGGCGATTGCCGTCTCGATGGTCGTGCTGTTCGGGACGATCGCCATGTTTTTGTATCCGGCCCTTTACAGCGCGGGTGTATTCGCCGGGATGGATGACCGCACTTTCGGTATTTTCGTCGGTGGGACGATCCACGAGGTGGCACAGGTCGTCGCCGTCGGCGGCGCGTACGGCAAAGAGGCTTCGGACGCGGCGGTCATCGTCAAAATGACCCGGGTCATCATGATCGCGCCGATGCTGATTTTGCTGGGGATGTATCTCTCCTATGCGGCGCGCAAAAGCGGAGCGGCAGGCGGAGGAGTGAAGCTGGTCATTCCGTGGTTCGCCGTCTATTTTATCGGGATGGCCGGCCTCAACTCGCTGCTCTCGCAGTACGGGTCGGCCCATGCGGGCGAAGAGATCGCCGCAACTATCCAAAATACGGTCTCGGCGATCAACATCGTCGACACTTTTTTGCTCACGATGGCGATGACGGCGCTCGGGATGGGAACACGCTTTGCGAAGTTCAAAGGGCTAGGCATGGCGCCTCTTTATACCGCAGGTGCGATGTTCGCATGGCTCCTCATCGGCGGGTATTTCATCACGATGTGGGTTGTGGCGACGTTCTAA
- a CDS encoding DUF748 domain-containing protein encodes MKKSLIFKSLAAGLVAYGAAGFFAVPYAIKNVVPQKVSEATGGGKFSVRSAAFNPFTFHLKLEGVVFKTPRGGELFAMKQMALNADPLDYLWRGGWVLKYVALSEPEIAVHRGKDGTFNFAFLTEGGSPEKAQSASEPPKLLIKRFVLKDGALDYRDYAEGKAYALGVGPIGFSLDNIDLRDLSTAEGKLRLYASINEGGFIDLKGKLDALSPLKIGGSVAFDSGKLYTPWRYFRDKFPIEVADGSAAFGFDYRFDSSDVNATEISRLRFDVNRLRIIPKGENRNLLTLGSLRLSEGKLLPMRHRFEAGSLALKGLNVSATRGADGKIDWLGYAADIQKAFPADPAKKTAPAAPWDVRIGAVSLEETGLVWNDNAPKQPYTLSLANGRLHTGVLSADPKELLELSLATDAIRMVRRADGAAIAGIGAVAVEGVNIDREGRFAGVEKVSLVSPEISLKRLKDGSIDLMGYVYRGSRPAPASPQQAKDGGGWGYRVGEIALNDARASFLDEVPSRKVAFGIDRLDAALRGFESNPDTPNDFALNARINAQSTVDMRGEIVRSSLRSSGTFDVRHLNLAWFDPYLEPSTYASLRRGDLSVNGHYGYTGSAASVKGKLALNDWVLNDTRDDSVLLGWNTIGVTPFAYAYPDNRLKINHLSIDGLYANALIDEKKVLNFSTLSKPQRNGTKNVSRGTSGNPFGLDVVKLIVRNSSATFSDRSLPLPFKTYIHDLEGSVLGISTTKNVTTFVKLRGGVDEYGLAKIDGQLNTKAPKSFTDMRVAFDNLDLPRYTPYSLQFLGYKIDGGKLFLNLGYKIDAGQLKGDNKVVIRQIELGEEKEGGSPWPMRLVVALLEDSDGVIDIDLPVVGDVNKPDFKYGQVVWQVITNLFTKAVTSPFRLLGSLLGIEDDSLSSVDFEGGSAALQPPQREKLDKLITVLQKRPKLTLEIYGGWNDEADGYALRGEKLLAQALKSDKSLKADSPNALPLDVLEEMAEDALERKELKALRGELEKKYPEEAAYVRHYSAALIERLIPLQPLQPSELEALAQRRSEAIRAHLAKTAGMEKRAVLKGNEKAAPGETKEIPVRLNVIVP; translated from the coding sequence ATGAAAAAATCACTCATTTTCAAGTCACTGGCGGCGGGGCTCGTCGCGTACGGTGCCGCAGGCTTTTTCGCCGTTCCCTATGCTATCAAAAACGTCGTTCCCCAAAAAGTTTCCGAAGCAACCGGCGGGGGGAAGTTTTCGGTTCGTTCCGCCGCGTTCAACCCGTTCACCTTCCATCTGAAGCTTGAGGGGGTGGTGTTTAAAACACCCCGGGGCGGGGAACTTTTTGCTATGAAGCAAATGGCCCTCAACGCCGATCCGCTCGATTATCTCTGGAGAGGGGGGTGGGTGTTGAAGTACGTCGCCTTGAGCGAACCCGAAATCGCGGTTCATCGCGGGAAAGACGGCACGTTCAATTTTGCGTTTTTGACCGAAGGAGGATCACCGGAAAAAGCTCAAAGCGCTTCCGAGCCGCCGAAGCTCCTGATCAAGCGGTTCGTCCTCAAAGACGGTGCGCTCGATTACCGCGATTACGCGGAGGGTAAAGCCTATGCCCTGGGAGTGGGACCGATCGGTTTTTCGCTGGATAACATCGATTTGCGCGATCTTTCGACCGCCGAAGGGAAACTCCGCCTCTATGCCTCGATCAACGAGGGGGGATTCATCGATCTCAAAGGAAAGCTTGACGCCCTGTCACCGCTGAAAATCGGGGGCAGCGTCGCGTTCGATTCGGGGAAACTTTATACCCCGTGGCGCTATTTTCGGGATAAATTCCCGATCGAGGTTGCCGACGGCAGCGCCGCATTCGGGTTTGATTACCGTTTTGACAGCAGCGACGTCAACGCCACCGAAATTTCCCGGCTCCGCTTTGACGTGAACCGGCTGCGGATCATCCCCAAGGGGGAAAACCGCAATCTGCTGACGTTGGGGTCGCTGCGGTTGAGCGAAGGAAAGCTTCTTCCGATGCGCCATCGTTTCGAGGCGGGGTCGCTCGCGCTCAAAGGCTTGAACGTCAGTGCGACGCGGGGGGCCGACGGAAAGATCGACTGGCTCGGATACGCAGCCGACATCCAAAAAGCTTTTCCCGCCGACCCGGCGAAGAAAACGGCCCCTGCCGCTCCGTGGGATGTCCGAATCGGGGCCGTATCGCTGGAGGAGACCGGTCTGGTGTGGAACGACAACGCCCCGAAGCAGCCCTACACCCTGAGCCTTGCGAACGGGCGATTGCACACGGGGGTGCTTAGCGCCGATCCCAAAGAGCTGCTGGAGCTTTCGCTTGCAACCGACGCGATCCGGATGGTTCGCCGCGCCGACGGGGCGGCAATCGCGGGGATCGGTGCGGTTGCGGTCGAGGGGGTGAATATTGACCGCGAGGGGCGGTTCGCGGGCGTGGAGAAAGTGAGCCTTGTCTCCCCCGAAATTTCGCTCAAACGGCTCAAGGACGGATCGATCGACCTGATGGGGTATGTATACCGTGGATCGCGACCTGCCCCTGCGTCGCCGCAACAGGCGAAAGACGGAGGGGGATGGGGCTACCGTGTCGGCGAAATCGCTCTGAATGACGCCCGCGCGTCGTTTCTCGACGAAGTCCCCTCGCGGAAGGTTGCGTTTGGGATCGATCGGCTGGATGCCGCGCTCAGAGGGTTCGAGAGCAATCCCGATACGCCCAACGATTTCGCGCTTAACGCCCGAATCAACGCCCAGAGCACCGTCGATATGCGCGGGGAGATTGTCCGTTCGTCACTGCGAAGCAGCGGTACGTTCGATGTCCGCCATCTCAATCTCGCATGGTTCGACCCCTACCTCGAGCCCTCCACTTACGCGTCGTTGCGTCGCGGTGATCTCTCGGTCAACGGACACTACGGCTATACGGGATCGGCTGCATCGGTGAAAGGGAAGCTTGCACTGAATGACTGGGTGCTCAATGACACGCGCGACGACTCGGTGCTCCTGGGATGGAATACGATCGGCGTCACCCCTTTTGCCTACGCTTACCCGGATAACCGACTCAAAATCAATCACCTGTCAATCGACGGCCTCTACGCCAATGCCCTCATCGACGAGAAAAAGGTGCTCAATTTCTCTACGCTCTCGAAGCCGCAACGCAACGGGACCAAAAACGTTTCTCGGGGAACTTCGGGCAACCCGTTCGGCCTGGATGTGGTCAAGCTCATCGTGCGCAACAGCAGCGCAACCTTCAGCGACCGTTCCCTCCCGCTGCCGTTTAAGACCTACATCCACGATCTTGAAGGTTCGGTGCTTGGGATTTCGACGACGAAAAACGTCACGACGTTCGTCAAGCTTCGAGGCGGCGTCGACGAATACGGCCTTGCCAAAATCGACGGGCAGCTCAACACCAAGGCGCCGAAAAGTTTTACCGACATGCGGGTGGCCTTCGATAACCTTGATCTTCCACGCTACACACCCTATTCGCTCCAGTTCCTGGGATATAAGATCGACGGCGGAAAACTCTTTTTGAACCTGGGGTACAAGATCGATGCGGGTCAGCTTAAAGGGGATAACAAGGTGGTGATCCGCCAGATCGAGCTGGGAGAGGAAAAAGAGGGAGGCAGCCCCTGGCCTATGCGGCTTGTGGTAGCACTGCTCGAAGATTCCGACGGCGTCATCGACATTGATCTCCCCGTAGTCGGGGATGTGAACAAACCCGATTTCAAATACGGTCAGGTCGTATGGCAGGTGATTACGAACCTCTTTACCAAAGCGGTGACCTCGCCGTTTCGGCTTTTGGGGTCGTTGCTGGGGATCGAGGACGATTCGCTCTCTTCGGTCGATTTCGAAGGGGGATCGGCCGCGTTGCAGCCTCCGCAGCGTGAAAAGCTTGACAAGCTGATTACGGTACTCCAAAAACGGCCCAAACTGACTCTCGAAATCTACGGCGGATGGAACGATGAGGCCGACGGCTACGCCCTGCGTGGGGAAAAGCTCCTTGCACAGGCGCTCAAAAGCGATAAAAGCCTCAAAGCCGATTCCCCCAACGCCCTTCCTTTGGACGTACTCGAAGAGATGGCCGAAGATGCGCTCGAACGCAAAGAGCTTAAGGCGCTGCGCGGCGAGTTGGAGAAAAAATATCCCGAAGAGGCGGCGTACGTGCGTCATTACAGCGCGGCACTGATCGAGCGTCTCATCCCCTTGCAGCCGTTGCAGCCCAGCGAACTAGAGGCCCTCGCGCAGCGACGTTCGGAGGCGATCCGCGCCCATCTGGCCAAAACGGCGGGGATGGAGAAACGGGCCGTACTCAAAGGAAACGAAAAAGCGGCCCCGGGTGAGACCAAAGAGATCCCCGTGCGCCTGAACGTCATCGTTCCGTAA
- a CDS encoding ribonucleotide-diphosphate reductase subunit beta, whose protein sequence is MNRKKIYNPTSSEHVNDRRIFGGNPTGIFELNNIKYQWAYNLWEMMLNNTWFPKEVDMTRDAVDYKYLTEMEKTAYDKALSQLIFMDSLQTNNLIDNVNPYVTAPEINLILVRQSFEEALHSQSYAVMVDSISQNSEEIYDLWRKDMMLKTKNDSIASRYEELANDPSESAFLKACFANQILEGIYFYSGFTYIYTLARSGKMLGSAQMIRFIQRDEVTHLVLFQNIINTLRRERPDLFTEKLIEEVYDMFRKAVELETAWGKYITQGQILGLTNEIVEQYIQYLADQRLSAVGLKPLYGVSHPIKWVDDFSKFNDQKTNFFEGTVTNYSKGSLSFDDF, encoded by the coding sequence ATGAACCGCAAGAAAATCTACAACCCGACTTCCAGCGAACACGTCAACGACCGGCGTATTTTCGGGGGGAACCCGACGGGGATTTTCGAGCTCAACAACATCAAGTACCAGTGGGCCTACAACCTCTGGGAGATGATGCTCAACAACACGTGGTTCCCCAAAGAGGTGGACATGACCCGCGACGCGGTCGATTACAAGTACCTCACGGAAATGGAAAAGACCGCGTACGACAAGGCACTCTCGCAACTTATTTTCATGGACTCGCTGCAAACGAATAACCTCATCGATAACGTTAATCCCTACGTCACGGCTCCCGAAATCAACCTGATCCTGGTGCGCCAATCCTTCGAAGAGGCGCTCCACTCCCAAAGCTACGCCGTCATGGTCGACTCGATCAGCCAGAACAGCGAGGAGATCTATGATCTGTGGCGCAAGGACATGATGCTCAAAACCAAAAACGACTCCATCGCCTCGCGCTACGAAGAGCTCGCCAACGACCCCAGCGAGAGCGCGTTTCTTAAGGCGTGTTTCGCAAACCAGATCCTCGAGGGGATCTACTTTTACAGCGGCTTCACCTACATCTACACCCTCGCCCGTTCGGGCAAAATGCTGGGAAGCGCCCAGATGATCCGCTTTATCCAGCGTGACGAAGTGACCCACCTGGTGCTGTTCCAGAACATCATCAACACCCTGCGCCGCGAGCGCCCCGACCTCTTTACCGAAAAACTGATCGAAGAGGTCTACGACATGTTCCGCAAAGCGGTCGAACTCGAAACCGCCTGGGGAAAATACATCACGCAGGGACAGATTCTTGGTCTCACCAACGAAATCGTGGAACAATACATCCAGTACCTCGCCGACCAGCGCCTCAGTGCCGTGGGCCTCAAACCCCTCTACGGCGTCTCCCATCCGATCAAATGGGTTGATGACTTCTCCAAATTCAACGACCAGAAAACCAACTTCTTCGAGGGGACGGTCACCAACTACTCCAAAGGAAGCCTCAGTTTTGACGACTTCTAA
- a CDS encoding carbon-nitrogen hydrolase family protein: MTTSNSRSVVSLCFPTDPDFDANLERLSSLIAQTPQDAIVVAPEVALSGFAYDRFDEAADFTLKALDTLQNSVGERLLIFTAITRTEEGMMNVAYALHAGRIIHTQAKAKLFALGGEEKYFVPGSDRAIVPFEFEGIRIGILICFELRFKTLWQQLEGCDLIAVSAQWGKLRSEHFVTLTNALAVMNQCYVIASDAANEDTSGMGGIITPFGGEIRNSGAQMLTSRYESRTVASMRRYLNVGIA, translated from the coding sequence TTGACGACTTCTAATTCCCGCAGCGTCGTCTCGCTCTGTTTTCCGACCGATCCCGACTTCGACGCCAACCTGGAGCGCTTGTCCTCCCTCATCGCCCAAACCCCGCAAGACGCGATCGTGGTCGCCCCCGAAGTCGCCTTGAGCGGATTCGCATACGACCGTTTCGACGAAGCCGCCGATTTTACCCTCAAAGCGCTCGATACCCTTCAAAACAGTGTAGGAGAGCGTCTTTTGATCTTCACCGCCATCACCCGGACGGAAGAGGGGATGATGAACGTCGCTTACGCCCTCCACGCAGGCCGCATCATCCATACGCAGGCTAAGGCCAAACTCTTTGCCCTGGGGGGCGAAGAGAAATATTTTGTCCCCGGGAGCGACCGTGCGATCGTACCGTTTGAGTTCGAAGGGATCCGTATCGGCATCCTGATCTGTTTCGAACTCCGCTTCAAAACCCTATGGCAGCAACTCGAGGGGTGTGATCTGATCGCCGTGAGCGCACAATGGGGAAAACTGCGGAGCGAGCACTTCGTCACCCTGACCAATGCCCTGGCCGTGATGAACCAGTGCTACGTCATTGCTTCGGACGCGGCCAACGAGGATACCAGCGGCATGGGCGGCATCATCACCCCCTTTGGCGGGGAGATCCGCAACAGCGGCGCACAGATGCTGACCTCGCGCTACGAATCCCGTACGGTCGCTTCGATGCGCCGATACCTCAACGTAGGAATAGCATGA
- a CDS encoding protein-L-isoaspartate(D-aspartate) O-methyltransferase has translation MNIDRITAIKTTRMAEEISKKFPLRPLVKEAIIHTNREAFVPLAMRHNAYRLDALPIGAQQYISSPLTVAKMTQYLSPEGCDSVLEIGCGSGYQAAVLSKIFRRVFTIERIESLLLEAKERFRHLKLGNIHTRTDDGQNGWEQYAPYDRILFSASAKNVPQKLFDQLREGGILIAPVEKGREQVITRFTKQGGKIMEDALEVCDFVPVLDGVVRK, from the coding sequence ATGAACATCGACCGAATCACCGCCATTAAAACAACGCGCATGGCCGAAGAGATTTCGAAAAAATTCCCCCTCCGGCCACTCGTCAAAGAAGCAATCATCCACACCAACCGAGAAGCGTTCGTCCCCCTGGCGATGCGCCATAACGCCTACCGCCTCGACGCACTCCCCATCGGCGCACAGCAATACATCTCCAGCCCGCTCACCGTCGCCAAAATGACGCAGTACCTCAGCCCGGAGGGGTGCGACAGCGTCCTGGAAATCGGGTGCGGGAGCGGCTATCAGGCGGCGGTATTGTCCAAAATCTTCCGGCGCGTCTTTACGATCGAGCGGATCGAATCGCTGCTGCTCGAAGCAAAGGAGCGCTTCCGTCATCTCAAGCTCGGAAACATCCATACCCGTACCGACGACGGCCAAAACGGCTGGGAACAGTACGCTCCCTATGACCGCATTTTATTTTCGGCTTCGGCGAAAAACGTTCCCCAGAAACTCTTCGACCAGCTCCGCGAGGGGGGAATCCTGATCGCCCCGGTGGAAAAAGGACGCGAGCAGGTGATCACCCGCTTTACGAAGCAGGGGGGAAAAATCATGGAAGATGCCCTGGAAGTGTGCGATTTCGTACCCGTTCTGGACGGGGTGGTGCGCAAATGA
- a CDS encoding bifunctional 2-polyprenyl-6-hydroxyphenol methylase/3-demethylubiquinol 3-O-methyltransferase UbiG has translation MSDQREFWNERFAKEGYFYGLDPNRYVASHIDSFTAPAKILFLGEGEGRNAIYAAQRGHAVTALDASDVGLAKCAERAKSANLTLELIHADLEVWEPLETYDAVLCSFLHLPEPLRSDVYAKVLGILKHGGLFAGEFFSIHQMPRTTGGPKDETLLYTADALRSILVRHSCDILELAECDTELNEGRGHVGIASVVRMAVRKS, from the coding sequence ATGAGCGACCAGCGCGAATTCTGGAACGAACGGTTCGCCAAAGAGGGGTATTTTTACGGCCTTGATCCCAACCGCTACGTCGCTTCTCATATCGATTCCTTCACCGCACCTGCCAAAATCCTTTTCCTGGGAGAAGGGGAAGGGCGCAATGCGATCTACGCCGCGCAGCGCGGCCACGCCGTGACGGCACTCGACGCAAGCGACGTAGGGCTCGCCAAATGCGCCGAACGGGCCAAATCCGCAAACCTTACTCTCGAACTGATCCATGCCGACCTGGAGGTGTGGGAACCTCTCGAGACGTACGACGCGGTACTGTGCTCGTTCCTCCATCTTCCCGAACCGCTGCGCAGCGACGTTTACGCTAAAGTACTCGGTATTCTCAAACACGGCGGCCTTTTTGCGGGGGAGTTTTTCTCCATCCACCAGATGCCCCGGACGACAGGCGGGCCCAAAGACGAGACGCTTCTCTATACCGCCGATGCCCTGCGCTCCATCCTCGTTCGCCATTCCTGCGACATCCTGGAACTGGCCGAATGCGATACCGAACTGAACGAGGGAAGAGGGCACGTCGGCATCGCTTCGGTGGTACGGATGGCGGTACGAAAATCATGA
- a CDS encoding RsmB/NOP family class I SAM-dependent RNA methyltransferase produces MSLPEAFTERLEKIVPHERFAAVLKTFDAPKQVTFRVNTLKSTPSELEAELSQGGIAFERVEWMEGVYRIAPEDKLRLTQTEAFYGGRLYIQNLSSMIAPVLLAPRPEETVLDLAAAPGGKTLILAGMMQNTGWLSAVEPSRERFFRLCDNLKQQGVTNAHTYMTDGRSVGKKCPEMFDRILLDAPCSSEARFKTYDEKSTSFWSVHKVKETSKLQRRLLLSAFDALKPGGKLLYSTCSFSPEENESPLQHLLERHGERLKTLPLVLPFDNVQKPLERWGKEVYDERIQNAVRILPTDTIDGFFICLLEKTS; encoded by the coding sequence ATGAGCCTCCCCGAAGCATTTACCGAGCGGCTGGAGAAGATTGTTCCACATGAACGGTTCGCCGCGGTCCTCAAAACCTTCGATGCCCCCAAGCAGGTGACGTTCCGCGTCAATACCCTCAAATCGACCCCGTCCGAACTCGAAGCCGAACTCTCCCAGGGGGGTATCGCATTTGAGCGCGTCGAGTGGATGGAGGGGGTGTACCGCATCGCTCCCGAAGACAAACTGCGCCTGACCCAAACAGAGGCCTTTTACGGCGGCCGGCTCTACATCCAGAACCTCTCCTCCATGATTGCCCCCGTATTGCTCGCCCCCCGGCCCGAAGAGACGGTCCTCGACCTCGCCGCCGCCCCCGGAGGCAAAACCCTTATCCTCGCGGGAATGATGCAAAATACCGGCTGGCTCTCGGCAGTCGAACCCTCCCGCGAACGTTTTTTCCGACTCTGCGACAACCTGAAACAGCAAGGGGTCACCAATGCCCACACCTACATGACCGACGGGCGCAGTGTCGGCAAAAAATGCCCCGAGATGTTCGACCGCATCCTCCTCGATGCACCGTGTTCGTCCGAAGCGCGCTTTAAAACCTACGACGAGAAATCGACCTCCTTTTGGAGCGTCCACAAAGTCAAAGAGACCTCGAAGCTCCAGCGCCGATTACTCCTCTCGGCCTTCGACGCCCTCAAACCCGGAGGCAAATTGCTCTACAGCACCTGCTCGTTTTCCCCCGAAGAGAACGAAAGCCCTCTCCAGCATCTCCTGGAGCGTCATGGAGAGCGTTTAAAGACCTTACCCCTTGTCCTACCCTTCGATAACGTTCAAAAGCCTCTAGAACGCTGGGGAAAAGAGGTGTACGACGAGCGTATCCAAAACGCGGTGCGGATTCTGCCGACCGATACGATAGACGGCTTTTTCATCTGTTTACTGGAAAAAACATCATGA
- a CDS encoding low molecular weight protein-tyrosine-phosphatase: MKSVLFVCLGNICRSPIAEGVARKLIEEGGHGIAVDSAGTGSWHVGEAPCKHSVTVARNNGVDISHLRARQVTKADFQAFDLIVALDASNYRDLRAMGCQNLVKLGDYGYGGADVPDPYFFDGFEGFENVYTMIRECVSELLSKHL; this comes from the coding sequence ATGAAATCCGTTTTGTTCGTCTGCCTGGGTAACATCTGCCGCTCCCCGATTGCCGAGGGAGTCGCACGGAAGCTGATAGAAGAGGGAGGGCACGGGATTGCCGTAGACTCGGCGGGGACGGGAAGCTGGCATGTCGGGGAAGCCCCCTGCAAGCACTCGGTCACCGTCGCGCGCAACAACGGCGTCGATATCTCACACCTCCGCGCACGGCAGGTGACCAAGGCCGATTTCCAGGCATTCGACCTGATCGTCGCGCTCGATGCGAGCAATTACCGCGATCTTCGCGCGATGGGGTGTCAAAATCTCGTGAAACTCGGAGATTACGGTTACGGCGGGGCCGACGTCCCCGATCCCTATTTTTTCGACGGGTTCGAAGGGTTCGAAAACGTCTACACGATGATCCGCGAATGCGTCTCTGAGCTCCTCTCAAAACACCTCTAG